One Trichomycterus rosablanca isolate fTriRos1 chromosome 12, fTriRos1.hap1, whole genome shotgun sequence DNA window includes the following coding sequences:
- the nifk gene encoding MKI67 FHA domain-interacting nucleolar phosphoprotein has translation MTEGKQKSKRSQKLLALNPSEDAAFKNKVQQVKKNKQESLSPGVVYMGHLPRTLAEPQLRSYFSQFGKIQRLRLSRSKKTGRSKGYCFVEFDCDEVAKIVAETMDNYLMGERLIKCHLVPPEKIHEKLFVGSEKLFKKPCRPAVARYNKSHDSEKMKKLTDKLLSKESKLRKRLAAKGIDYDFPGFAAQIPEKKSQLDADVSVCSEDVTPVCTPSVLERRRSMKVEDEDIDNEIVLKVQPSLNNTDEDYDSADTEEEEDECSEEEEEQSDDDEA, from the exons ATGACAGAAGGAAAGCAGAAATCGAAGCGGAGTCAGAAACTGTTGGCTCTCAACCCCAGCGAGGATGCAGCGTTCAAGAACAAAGtgcagcaggttaaaaagaataaacaagag TCTCTAAGTCCAGGTGTGGTGTACATGGGCCACCTTCCTCGCACTCTAGCTGAGCCACAGCTCCGATCATACTTTTCCCAATTTGGGAAAATTCAACGCTTAAGGCTCTCCAGAAGTAAAAAG ACTGGCAGAAGTAAAGGCTACTGCTTTGTGGAGTTTGACTGTGACGAGGTAGCCAAGATTGTTGCTGAGACCATGGACAACTACCTTATGGGAGAGAGGCTGATCAAAT GTCACCTGGTGCCACCTGAGAAGATTCATGAAAAGCTCTTTGttggttctgagaaattgtttAAAAAGCCCTGTCGGCCTGCCGTTGCACGCTATAATAAAAGTCATGACTCGGAGAAAATGAAGAAACTTACTGATAAGCTCCTAAGCAAAGAATCCAAGCTTCGTAAGAGACTGGCAGCAAAGGGCATTGACTACGATTTTCCTGGATTT GCGGCTCAAATTCCAGAAAAGAAATCCCAGTTAGATGCTGATGTGTCGGTCTGTAGTGAG GATGTAACACCGGTCTGCACACCATCAGTGCTGGAGCGAAGAAGGTCTATGAAAGTCGAAGATGAAGATATAGATAATGAAATTGTTCTCAAAGTCCAGCCTTCATTAAATAACACAGACGAAGATTATGATTCTGCTGAtacagaggaggaggaggatgaatgttcagaggaagaggaggaacaGTCGGATGatgatgaggcttga